In a single window of the Candidatus Micrarchaeia archaeon genome:
- a CDS encoding ATPase, T2SS/T4P/T4SS family → MKNRFIADTSVIVDGRIIDLLESGEVSGTLYVANASIAEIEHQANEGKETGFAGFAVMKRLRELCAKKGVELSLQGERPKPEQIRFAKEGGEIDALIRKLGSELGATLITGDKVQHLAAEAEGVETLYLHAKEKAEELSFKKYFNTETMSIHLKENCVPVAKVGKPGEVRLVSLGKQLSTNEIRAMSEEIIEATERNNEYYMESDKRGAVVIQMGSFRIVITKPPFSDGFEITIVRPIRKMKLQDYKMSEKLKARLDEKAEGIVICGPPGSGKSTFAAALAEFYQEKGKIVKTLEKPRDLQVKKEITQYAPLEGDFENTKEIVLLVRPDYTIYDEVRVLKDFMIYADMRMTGVGMVGVVHANRAIDAIHRFITKMEMGIVPQIIDTVVLIQSGEVRKIYELAASVKVPYGMTERDLARPVIEVKDFETGANEYEIYKFGDETVIIPVRGQAYLGKRAGSGRREARQPSLGEKMNSVLKHYLRTFSVEENEDGITVHVSRSELARMGNKARRRLDRLVERYSLKIKEA, encoded by the coding sequence ATGAAAAACAGGTTCATCGCGGACACGAGCGTAATTGTTGACGGGAGGATAATAGATCTCCTTGAAAGCGGCGAGGTTTCAGGCACGCTATACGTCGCGAACGCTTCCATAGCCGAGATAGAGCACCAAGCGAACGAGGGGAAGGAAACCGGGTTCGCCGGGTTCGCAGTGATGAAAAGACTGCGAGAGCTGTGCGCGAAAAAAGGGGTCGAGCTTTCGCTCCAGGGCGAGCGCCCAAAACCAGAGCAGATAAGGTTCGCAAAGGAAGGAGGCGAGATAGACGCGCTCATAAGGAAGCTGGGCAGCGAGCTCGGCGCTACGCTGATTACCGGCGACAAGGTGCAGCATCTCGCCGCTGAAGCCGAGGGCGTGGAAACACTCTACTTGCACGCGAAGGAGAAGGCGGAGGAGCTTTCGTTCAAAAAGTACTTCAATACTGAGACGATGAGCATCCATCTCAAGGAGAACTGCGTTCCGGTCGCGAAAGTGGGGAAGCCCGGAGAGGTGCGCCTCGTTTCGCTTGGAAAACAGCTCAGCACGAACGAGATACGGGCGATGAGCGAGGAAATCATAGAGGCGACCGAGCGCAATAATGAGTATTACATGGAGTCGGACAAGAGGGGCGCAGTCGTGATACAGATGGGGAGCTTCCGCATCGTGATAACCAAGCCGCCGTTCTCGGACGGATTCGAGATAACAATCGTGAGGCCCATACGGAAGATGAAGCTCCAGGATTACAAAATGAGCGAAAAGCTCAAGGCGCGGCTTGATGAGAAAGCCGAGGGGATAGTGATTTGCGGGCCTCCGGGAAGCGGAAAATCCACCTTCGCTGCAGCGCTCGCGGAATTTTACCAGGAGAAGGGAAAAATCGTGAAAACTCTTGAGAAACCCAGGGATTTGCAGGTGAAGAAGGAGATTACGCAGTACGCGCCGCTTGAGGGGGATTTCGAGAACACGAAGGAAATTGTGCTGCTGGTGCGCCCTGATTACACAATTTACGACGAAGTGCGCGTGCTCAAGGATTTCATGATTTATGCGGACATGCGCATGACCGGCGTGGGGATGGTGGGTGTGGTGCACGCCAACCGCGCGATAGACGCGATACACAGGTTCATAACCAAGATGGAAATGGGCATAGTGCCCCAGATAATAGACACGGTGGTGCTGATCCAGAGCGGCGAGGTGCGGAAAATTTACGAGCTCGCGGCTTCCGTGAAAGTCCCTTACGGGATGACAGAAAGAGATTTGGCACGGCCGGTCATAGAGGTGAAGGACTTCGAGACTGGGGCCAACGAATACGAGATTTACAAATTCGGGGATGAGACTGTGATAATCCCGGTCCGCGGGCAGGCTTACCTGGGAAAGCGCGCCGGCTCCGGCAGAAGGGAGGCGCGGCAGCCGAGCCTCGGGGAGAAGATGAATAGCGTGCTGAAGCATTACCTGCGCACCTTCTCGGTGGAGGAGAACGAGGACGGGATTACGGTACACGTCTCGCGTTCCGAGCTGGCGAGGATGGGGAACAAGGCCAGGCGGAGGCTCGACAGGCTCGTTGAGAGGTACTCGCTGAAAATAAAGGAGGCATAA
- a CDS encoding DJ-1/PfpI family protein, which yields MKVLMVVAPVNFQDREYEDTRKELENAGIGIETASTRAGTCTGRFGGKVEAKALGEMKADDFDAIIFIGGPGTPLVRADEKAVKLAQEFSGKGKLVCAICWASTILAKAGILVNKRATLWVGFDGEYGKSTDEMLSDEGAIVERKPVVIDGKIITADGPAHASVFGREIAKALKTQG from the coding sequence ATGAAGGTTCTGATGGTGGTCGCGCCGGTGAATTTCCAGGACAGGGAATACGAAGACACGAGGAAGGAGCTGGAGAATGCAGGAATCGGGATTGAAACTGCGAGCACCCGCGCAGGAACTTGCACCGGAAGGTTCGGGGGAAAAGTGGAAGCAAAAGCCCTCGGTGAAATGAAAGCGGATGATTTTGATGCAATAATTTTCATAGGCGGCCCTGGAACCCCGCTCGTTCGCGCTGATGAAAAAGCCGTGAAGCTCGCGCAGGAATTCAGCGGAAAAGGGAAACTGGTTTGCGCAATATGCTGGGCATCAACTATTTTGGCAAAAGCAGGAATTCTCGTGAACAAACGGGCCACACTGTGGGTCGGCTTTGACGGGGAATACGGAAAAAGCACGGATGAAATGCTCAGCGATGAGGGCGCGATAGTTGAAAGAAAACCCGTCGTAATAGATGGAAAAATAATAACCGCGGACGGCCCTGCGCACGCAAGCGTATTCGGGAGGGAGATTGCAAAAGCCCTGAAAACGCAGGGCTAA
- the lysS gene encoding lysine--tRNA ligase — translation MDRNNMHWAEKLAFEVAEKKKPPFVISSGITTSGPAHLGTLCEFLYPSKIRDMLVKNKHETEFYFMADIMDAFDSVPLSMKEHEKTLAPHLGKPLAHVPDPTGKSRSFGDHFLDEVVGIMGKFGIEAKIIRMNELYASGKPDRYAKFFLENEKQAKEIVERTSGKEEKKDWSPIMPICEKCGRIATTRVLSHDTENYEYACDRDVKYTKGCGFSGKDAVGNRHYKITWRLHWPMWQDLFGTSCEGAGMDHFTKGGSRDTLEVVFTEMFKKEPPIGYKYGFILFQGKKYSKSKGIGMGVSDLMSLLPPEVITFILARPDLGENKDISPSKDSLLRMMEEYEQSQELTEEGLGNLDRAGRKRAFAYMLSGKRHWKALFKDVLMYHSIYQDWAKTGEALGDAEGMQYLKNYVEEWIAKDYVPDEYNFKYQPRKADGNVKDLMTALPDNADALAIHNAVFNFAKEKGIVPAEFFKQIYLTLIGKEKGPRLGKLIFALGVGKVKADVL, via the coding sequence ATGGACAGGAACAACATGCACTGGGCGGAAAAGCTGGCTTTTGAGGTTGCGGAGAAAAAGAAGCCCCCATTTGTAATAAGTTCCGGAATAACCACCTCCGGGCCGGCCCATCTCGGAACTTTGTGCGAATTCCTCTATCCTTCCAAAATACGGGACATGCTGGTGAAGAACAAGCACGAGACCGAATTCTATTTCATGGCAGACATAATGGACGCGTTCGATTCCGTACCGCTTTCCATGAAGGAGCATGAGAAAACGCTTGCGCCGCACCTGGGAAAGCCGCTCGCGCACGTGCCTGACCCCACGGGAAAAAGCAGGAGCTTCGGGGACCATTTCCTGGATGAAGTGGTTGGGATAATGGGAAAATTCGGGATTGAGGCGAAGATAATCCGGATGAACGAACTCTATGCATCAGGAAAGCCGGACAGATACGCGAAATTCTTTTTGGAGAACGAGAAGCAGGCGAAGGAGATAGTGGAGCGCACGAGCGGCAAGGAAGAGAAGAAGGACTGGAGCCCGATAATGCCCATATGCGAAAAGTGCGGCAGAATCGCGACCACGCGCGTGCTCTCGCACGATACTGAGAATTACGAATACGCGTGCGACCGGGACGTGAAATACACGAAAGGGTGCGGATTCTCGGGCAAGGACGCGGTAGGGAACCGCCATTACAAGATAACATGGAGGCTGCACTGGCCGATGTGGCAGGACCTTTTCGGAACCAGCTGCGAAGGAGCCGGCATGGACCACTTCACCAAAGGCGGGAGCCGGGATACTTTGGAGGTTGTTTTCACTGAGATGTTCAAAAAAGAGCCGCCAATAGGGTACAAATACGGGTTCATACTCTTCCAGGGGAAGAAATACTCGAAGAGCAAGGGAATAGGGATGGGCGTTTCGGATCTCATGAGCTTGCTTCCGCCTGAAGTCATCACTTTCATACTCGCCAGGCCGGATTTGGGCGAGAACAAGGACATAAGCCCTAGTAAGGATAGTCTGCTGAGGATGATGGAGGAATACGAGCAGAGCCAGGAACTCACTGAAGAAGGACTGGGGAATTTAGACAGGGCCGGGCGGAAAAGGGCGTTCGCGTACATGCTCTCCGGGAAAAGGCACTGGAAAGCCCTGTTCAAGGACGTGCTCATGTATCATTCAATCTACCAGGACTGGGCCAAAACCGGAGAGGCACTTGGGGACGCTGAAGGGATGCAATACTTGAAAAATTACGTGGAGGAGTGGATTGCAAAGGATTACGTCCCTGACGAGTACAATTTCAAATACCAGCCCAGGAAGGCGGATGGCAACGTGAAGGACCTCATGACTGCACTACCAGACAACGCAGATGCGCTTGCGATACACAATGCTGTGTTCAATTTCGCTAAAGAGAAAGGAATAGTTCCGGCTGAATTCTTCAAGCAGATTTACCTAACGCTCATCGGGAAGGAGAAGGGTCCGAGACTGGGAAAACTGATTTTTGCGCTCGGAGTCGGGAAAGTGAAGGCGGATGTTCTTTAG
- a CDS encoding CARDB domain-containing protein encodes MNKFVILALAAIMLVGCTQQVPKLPNVTIPGTTPSVNVTVNTSGTTQTSGQGQQANQTDSTGQTGGQTVSSFNHYDLFVKDVSFNTSAPVVSFFTTMTVKVGYEGKMKPAKYKITYYDNNDLVQSKTILAPKEEESASFYWLPVSDGNHALRIVVETLDETTTEDGPASNNQVERSLGVLPIGVSGGSSGKEITTRFYRAQQFEVQNKIGIGAVSLYLKSDRMPKDVQLVVQLRRDDLGKPGIGANILKTDYLSAKSIDAPQWFTISYGTNGLYLDQGKYWVVAYLAEDSPDSPQWINSATSYPGASAVLDKTEGYGNIWNSDSGSFAFEVSTSP; translated from the coding sequence ATGAACAAATTCGTTATTCTCGCATTGGCTGCAATCATGCTTGTAGGATGCACCCAGCAGGTGCCCAAATTGCCGAACGTGACTATTCCAGGCACGACTCCGAGCGTGAACGTGACTGTAAATACTTCGGGCACAACTCAAACCTCTGGCCAGGGCCAGCAGGCGAATCAAACAGATTCAACTGGCCAGACTGGCGGCCAGACGGTAAGCTCGTTCAACCATTACGACCTGTTCGTGAAAGACGTTTCGTTCAACACGTCTGCGCCAGTGGTGTCCTTTTTCACCACCATGACTGTGAAAGTCGGATACGAGGGCAAGATGAAGCCGGCAAAATACAAGATTACTTATTACGACAACAATGATTTGGTGCAGTCCAAGACCATCCTGGCTCCGAAGGAGGAGGAATCCGCGAGCTTCTACTGGCTCCCGGTTTCGGACGGAAACCATGCCTTGAGGATAGTGGTGGAAACCCTGGACGAAACCACAACCGAAGACGGCCCGGCATCGAACAACCAGGTGGAAAGGAGCTTAGGCGTGCTTCCGATAGGGGTGTCAGGCGGGAGCTCCGGAAAGGAAATCACAACGAGATTCTACCGCGCCCAGCAGTTCGAGGTCCAGAACAAAATCGGCATAGGGGCGGTTTCACTCTACCTCAAGTCGGACAGGATGCCCAAGGACGTGCAGCTGGTGGTCCAGCTCAGGAGGGACGATTTGGGCAAGCCAGGCATCGGGGCCAACATACTGAAAACAGACTACCTTTCGGCGAAGAGCATAGACGCGCCCCAGTGGTTCACGATATCGTACGGCACCAACGGGCTCTACCTGGACCAGGGGAAATACTGGGTGGTCGCATATCTGGCCGAAGACAGCCCGGACAGCCCGCAATGGATAAATTCTGCAACCAGCTACCCAGGAGCGTCGGCTGTACTGGACAAGACCGAAGGGTACGGAAACATATGGAACTCTGATTCCGGAAGCTTCGCATTTGAGGTTTCGACGTCGCCCTAG